The genomic stretch CCAGCCCTCGTAGTAGATGCCGCGGACCAGCACCGGCAGTTGCGCTCCCAGATCTGCGGCCTGATCGGCGCCGACCCAGTCGCGCAACGCGTGAAGTGTGGCCCGCAGCAACCGATAGGCGTGGTGCCGGTCGTCGCAGCGGGCCGCCTGATCCACTTCATCGATCCAGATTTCGGCCTGGTGCGCCGCCGCATCGAGTACGGGAATGCCAACGGACATAACGGTTCTCCCTGTTCGGTCAGGTGAGAATAGCGGCTTGGCGCGGTACCGATTTGATGCGGGTCAAGTACGACGTCGGCTGGCGGCTTGATCCGCGTCAAAGCCGACCGCCCTCGATCTGGCAGCATTGCTTTGCAGCAGACCGGGAGATTTGCCATGCGCCTGTTCGCTCTTAAGGGATCGGACCGCCTGGGCGCCGCAGTCGCGGCACGCATGCACATCGAACTCGACCCGCTCGAGGAGCGGGAGTTTTCCGACGGAGAACACAAGTCGCGTCCGCTGGTCAGCGTGCGTGGCGAGGATGTTTTCGTGCTGCACACGCTGCATGGCGCCCCGCGATCACCGGCCGAGCGGCTGTTGCGACTGCTGTTCTTCATCGCCACCTGCCGGGAGAATGGCGCGGCCCGCGTTACCGCGGTGACGCCCTACCTCGCCTTCATGCGCAAGGATCAGCAGACCAAGCCGCGCGACCCGGTGACCTCGCGCTATGTCGCACAGCTGTTCGAGGCGGTGGGAACCGACATGGTCGTCACCATCGACGTGCACAACGTTTCAGCCTTTCAGAACGCCTTCCGCCATAGCACGCTGCTTGGCATGCAGCACGCCTTCGTCCCCAGGATCAGGGAGCTGGTGGGGACCGGCCGCATGGTACTGGTGTCGCCCGACGGCGGCGGCATCCGGCGCGTGCGCCAGCTGCAGGACGCCTACACCGCCGAGATGGGCGTCGCGGTCGAGCTGGCGATGCTGGAAAAGCACCGCAGCGATGATATCGTAACCGGCGGGCTGTTCGCAGGCGATGTCGCGGGCGCCGACGTCGTCATCCTCGACGATATGATCGCCAGTGGCGGAACGATGGTGCGCACAGCGCGCGCCTGCCGGCAGCGCGGCGCCCGGCATGTCCATGCCATGGCGACGCACGCACTGCTCACCACCGCATCCGAAGCGCTGTTCGCGCCGGAGATCGACACGATTACCGTGTCCAGCAGCGTACCGCTGTCGTTCGAGCGGGGCGCATTTGGCAAGCTGTCCGTCATCGATTGCGCCCCGCTGCTGGCCGAGGCGATCGAGCGACTGCACGCCGGCGGATCGATCAACCGCCTGCTCAACCCCCAGCCTTGAAGCACTCCCGTT from Devosia sp. A16 encodes the following:
- a CDS encoding DUF2267 domain-containing protein; the encoded protein is MSVGIPVLDAAAHQAEIWIDEVDQAARCDDRHHAYRLLRATLHALRDWVGADQAADLGAQLPVLVRGIYYEGWNPSGTPRHPHGKDDFVAAVQTHFRADPLRNPDLEIGAVFSVLNQHVSPGQLNQMRNGLQKPLRALWPEPAAN
- a CDS encoding ribose-phosphate diphosphokinase; protein product: MRLFALKGSDRLGAAVAARMHIELDPLEEREFSDGEHKSRPLVSVRGEDVFVLHTLHGAPRSPAERLLRLLFFIATCRENGAARVTAVTPYLAFMRKDQQTKPRDPVTSRYVAQLFEAVGTDMVVTIDVHNVSAFQNAFRHSTLLGMQHAFVPRIRELVGTGRMVLVSPDGGGIRRVRQLQDAYTAEMGVAVELAMLEKHRSDDIVTGGLFAGDVAGADVVILDDMIASGGTMVRTARACRQRGARHVHAMATHALLTTASEALFAPEIDTITVSSSVPLSFERGAFGKLSVIDCAPLLAEAIERLHAGGSINRLLNPQP